Proteins encoded in a region of the Paenibacillus sp. E222 genome:
- a CDS encoding YidC/Oxa1 family membrane protein insertase, producing the protein MSRLKTSKGKWILLIAVIAMVTVLAGCTPQGAGVTTEDLKNSDSFWQANVIYWFSLALDTFANWFNGEYGLAVLVMVLIVRTLILPLTMKQVRSSKAMQAIQPQLKEIQAKYKDTPEKVQQETMKLFQENKVNPMAGCLPLLIQMPIYIALYNSIYGNSSLRTHDFLWLQLGAPDHLFILPVLAAITTFVQTWMMMRMNPAQQVGPMQFMLWVYPILIFVMSYQFPAALPLYWFYSNIYTIVQNYFLYRNNDKVVAEVNVKQTSSSKNGNGAKRKNGGKATVSGKGSKGAKKSK; encoded by the coding sequence GTGTCGCGATTGAAGACATCAAAGGGGAAGTGGATTCTCCTCATTGCAGTCATTGCAATGGTCACTGTACTCGCCGGATGTACTCCACAAGGAGCCGGGGTTACTACGGAAGATCTGAAGAATAGTGATTCTTTTTGGCAAGCCAATGTTATTTATTGGTTCTCACTGGCGCTAGACACATTTGCCAACTGGTTTAACGGTGAATATGGACTGGCCGTCCTTGTGATGGTGTTAATTGTACGGACGTTAATCTTGCCGCTGACAATGAAGCAGGTTCGCAGCTCGAAGGCGATGCAAGCTATTCAGCCGCAGTTGAAAGAAATTCAAGCCAAGTATAAAGATACACCTGAGAAAGTACAGCAAGAAACAATGAAGTTGTTTCAGGAGAACAAAGTTAATCCGATGGCGGGTTGTCTACCACTTCTGATTCAGATGCCGATTTACATCGCACTTTATAACTCCATTTACGGAAACTCGAGTCTGAGAACACATGATTTCTTGTGGCTTCAACTCGGAGCGCCGGATCACCTGTTTATTTTGCCAGTGCTTGCTGCCATCACTACATTCGTTCAAACATGGATGATGATGCGCATGAACCCTGCACAGCAGGTTGGACCGATGCAATTCATGCTGTGGGTGTACCCGATATTGATCTTCGTTATGTCGTATCAGTTCCCGGCTGCATTGCCACTGTACTGGTTCTACAGTAACATCTACACGATCGTGCAAAACTATTTCCTTTACCGGAATAATGATAAAGTCGTGGCTGAGGTCAACGTGAAGCAGACCAGCTCTTCCAAAAATGGAAATGGAGCTAAACGCAAAAACGGTGGCAAGGCAACTGTCTCTGGAAAAGGTTCGAAAGGGGCCAAAAAATCGAAATGA
- the jag gene encoding RNA-binding cell elongation regulator Jag/EloR produces the protein MTKVIASGKTVEDAVNQGLAELGVSRDKVEIQVLEQPSKGFLGLIGVKAAKVEVKLLPVPEPVSQPIKPAAHIPQVEATLEGVAAKNPYEEAAAFLKEVAAGMGLDVEVHIKKQRDGHIFNIAGEDLGMIIGRRGQTLDALQYLTNIVANRYSESFVRIVLDAENFRQRRRKTLEDLAERLAGQAIRTGKEVVLEPMPPLERKVIHAKLQNHSQIKTYSKGEEPNRRVVITTK, from the coding sequence ATGACCAAAGTCATTGCGTCAGGAAAAACCGTTGAAGATGCTGTAAACCAAGGATTGGCTGAGCTTGGCGTGAGCCGGGACAAGGTCGAGATACAAGTGTTAGAGCAGCCGTCAAAAGGATTCCTGGGTTTGATCGGGGTTAAGGCCGCTAAAGTGGAAGTGAAACTTCTGCCTGTGCCTGAACCTGTTTCACAGCCGATCAAGCCGGCCGCACATATACCTCAGGTTGAAGCAACCCTTGAGGGTGTGGCTGCTAAAAATCCCTATGAGGAAGCGGCTGCTTTCTTAAAAGAAGTGGCAGCAGGTATGGGACTGGATGTTGAGGTGCATATCAAAAAACAGCGGGATGGACATATCTTCAATATTGCCGGTGAAGACCTGGGCATGATTATTGGCAGACGTGGACAGACGCTGGATGCCCTTCAATATTTAACGAACATTGTAGCAAATCGTTATTCGGAAAGTTTCGTTCGCATCGTACTCGATGCAGAGAATTTCCGTCAACGTCGACGCAAGACGCTGGAGGATCTGGCTGAACGTTTGGCTGGACAGGCTATTCGCACCGGCAAAGAAGTTGTGCTGGAGCCAATGCCGCCACTCGAACGCAAAGTCATTCATGCGAAATTGCAAAATCACTCGCAGATTAAGACATACAGCAAGGGCGAGGAGCCTAATCGGCGCGTGGTCATTACGACGAAATAA
- the mnmE gene encoding tRNA uridine-5-carboxymethylaminomethyl(34) synthesis GTPase MnmE, translating into MISDTITAISTAVGEAGIAVIRVSGPDAVSETEKIFRSKTPLTQAASHTVHYGHIVDPGTGEKIEEVLVTVMRAPRSFTTEDVVEISAHGGVVSVKRVMDLLLQLDIRLAEPGEFTKRAFLNGRIDLSQAEGVMDLIRSKSDRAFSVALKQVEGKLSSKLRELRYTLVETLAHIEVNIDYPEHDVESLTSEFIKEKSSQVMTEIDKLLVTAEQGKILREGITTAIVGRPNVGKSSLLNTLAQDNRAIVTDIPGTTRDVIEEFVTINNIPLKLLDTAGIRETMDVVERIGVERSRSAVNEADLLLMVINAAEPLHEDEIELLEQIRGRQSIIIMNKMDLAPQADREVLLRYIPEERLVPMSVKDDFGVDRLEDAISTLFFSGKLESADLTYVSNVRHIALLKKAKQSLIDAYEAAEQLIPIDMIQIDVRLAWEQLGEIVGDTAHDALIDQIFSQFCLGK; encoded by the coding sequence ATGATTAGTGATACGATTACAGCGATATCAACAGCAGTCGGAGAAGCGGGTATCGCTGTAATCCGGGTGAGCGGCCCGGATGCGGTGTCGGAGACGGAGAAGATTTTTCGCAGCAAAACCCCACTAACACAGGCAGCATCCCACACGGTTCATTACGGTCATATTGTAGATCCGGGGACTGGTGAGAAGATTGAGGAAGTATTGGTTACGGTGATGCGGGCGCCACGATCCTTCACAACAGAGGATGTCGTGGAGATTAGCGCCCATGGCGGAGTGGTGTCTGTTAAACGTGTAATGGATCTGCTGTTGCAGCTGGATATTCGCCTCGCTGAACCCGGCGAGTTCACAAAGCGTGCCTTTCTCAATGGGCGGATTGATCTATCCCAGGCGGAAGGGGTCATGGATCTCATTCGTTCCAAATCCGATCGGGCTTTCTCCGTTGCACTCAAGCAAGTGGAGGGCAAATTATCGTCCAAGCTGCGCGAGCTAAGATACACACTGGTGGAGACGCTTGCTCACATCGAAGTCAATATCGATTATCCTGAGCATGATGTAGAGTCACTAACCTCTGAATTTATTAAAGAAAAATCTAGTCAGGTGATGACTGAAATTGATAAATTGCTGGTAACCGCAGAACAAGGCAAGATACTTCGTGAAGGCATCACAACCGCTATCGTAGGCCGGCCAAACGTAGGGAAGTCTTCCTTGCTCAATACGTTGGCCCAGGACAACCGCGCAATTGTAACGGACATTCCAGGTACAACGCGTGACGTCATTGAGGAATTTGTTACGATTAACAATATACCGCTCAAATTGCTCGATACGGCAGGTATCCGGGAAACGATGGATGTCGTGGAAAGAATCGGGGTGGAGCGTTCGCGCTCTGCTGTCAATGAGGCTGATCTATTATTGATGGTTATCAATGCTGCCGAGCCACTGCATGAGGACGAGATTGAATTATTGGAACAAATCCGCGGTAGACAATCCATAATTATTATGAATAAAATGGACTTAGCGCCGCAGGCGGACCGCGAAGTGCTGCTTCGTTACATCCCTGAGGAACGGCTTGTTCCGATGTCGGTGAAAGATGATTTTGGCGTGGACCGATTAGAAGATGCCATCTCGACGTTGTTCTTCAGTGGCAAGCTGGAGTCGGCCGACCTGACGTATGTCAGCAATGTGCGTCATATTGCTTTGCTCAAAAAAGCGAAGCAGTCACTTATTGATGCTTATGAAGCGGCAGAGCAGCTGATTCCTATTGATATGATCCAGATTGATGTTCGTCTGGCATGGGAGCAGCTGGGTGAGATTGTGGGCGATACAGCACATGATGCATTGATTGATCAAATTTTCTCTCAATTCTGCCTCGGAAAATAA
- the mnmG gene encoding tRNA uridine-5-carboxymethylaminomethyl(34) synthesis enzyme MnmG, with translation MAFDGGSYDVIVVGAGHAGVESALAAARMGSKTLMITINLDMVAFMPCNPSIGGPAKGHVVREIDALGGEMGRNIDKTFIQMRMLNTGKGPAVHALRAQADKFSYQHTMKETMENERNLTMRQGMVDRLIVEDGHCVGVVTQTGTEYRAKAVVLTTGTYLRGKVIMGELMYESGPNNQQPSLKLSEHLRELGFDLVRFKTGTPPRVHKDTIDFSKTEIQPGDDEPKFFSYETESSDNEQLPCWLTYTSVETHQIINDNLHRAPMFSGVIEGTGPRYCPSIEDKIVRFSDKPKHQIFLEPEGKNTSEYYVQGLSTSLPEDVQLAVLRSIPGMEKVEMMRNGYAIEYDAMVPTQLWPSLETKRLPGLFTAGQINGTSGYEEAAGQGVMAGINAARKVQGKEPVVLDRSQGYIGVLIDDLVTKGTNEPYRLLTSRAEYRLLLRHDNADMRLTEIGHDIGLISEERYAKFLDKKAKVEQEVARLKAAKVRPVEVNSKLEENGSTPIQDGSTLLTLMRRPEIGYDFIEQISPSEVALTADMKEQVEIQIKYAGYIEKQLIHVERLQKMEKKKIPDTIIYDEIHGLAMEAKQKLATIRPISIGQASRIAGVTPADISILLVYLEHYNRVTAARGQ, from the coding sequence ATGGCTTTTGATGGCGGTAGTTATGATGTAATCGTCGTTGGGGCAGGACATGCTGGTGTGGAATCGGCACTGGCTGCAGCTCGTATGGGTTCGAAAACATTGATGATTACCATCAATCTGGATATGGTGGCCTTCATGCCTTGTAACCCATCTATTGGGGGACCGGCAAAAGGACATGTGGTACGTGAGATTGATGCACTTGGTGGAGAGATGGGACGGAACATCGATAAGACCTTTATTCAGATGCGAATGCTCAACACGGGTAAAGGACCTGCCGTGCATGCACTTCGTGCTCAGGCGGATAAATTCTCTTACCAGCATACGATGAAAGAAACGATGGAGAATGAACGCAACCTGACGATGCGTCAGGGCATGGTTGATCGCCTGATCGTTGAAGATGGACATTGTGTAGGTGTGGTTACTCAGACGGGTACAGAGTATCGGGCCAAAGCTGTTGTTTTGACAACAGGTACGTATCTGCGCGGTAAAGTAATTATGGGTGAGTTGATGTACGAGAGTGGTCCAAATAATCAGCAGCCTTCACTTAAGTTATCCGAACATCTGCGTGAGCTTGGTTTCGACTTGGTTCGTTTTAAAACAGGTACACCACCGCGTGTGCATAAGGATACGATTGATTTTAGCAAAACGGAAATTCAGCCAGGTGATGACGAGCCGAAGTTCTTTTCTTATGAAACGGAATCTTCCGATAATGAGCAGCTGCCCTGCTGGTTGACGTATACGTCTGTGGAGACACACCAGATTATTAATGATAATCTTCACCGTGCTCCAATGTTCTCAGGTGTTATTGAAGGTACCGGACCGCGTTATTGCCCATCGATCGAGGACAAAATTGTGCGTTTCAGCGACAAGCCGAAGCATCAGATTTTCCTGGAGCCAGAAGGCAAAAATACATCCGAATACTATGTACAAGGTCTGTCCACCAGTCTGCCAGAGGATGTTCAATTGGCGGTCCTTCGTTCAATTCCGGGTATGGAAAAAGTAGAAATGATGCGTAACGGCTACGCTATTGAATATGATGCGATGGTGCCTACACAGTTGTGGCCTTCATTGGAAACGAAACGTCTGCCAGGTCTGTTCACAGCAGGGCAGATTAATGGTACCTCCGGGTATGAAGAAGCGGCAGGACAAGGCGTAATGGCAGGCATCAATGCTGCACGTAAAGTACAGGGTAAAGAGCCTGTCGTACTTGATCGCTCCCAAGGGTACATTGGTGTACTGATTGATGATCTCGTAACCAAAGGTACGAATGAACCTTATCGTCTGCTGACTTCCCGTGCAGAATACCGTTTGTTGCTTCGTCATGATAATGCCGATATGCGTTTGACGGAAATTGGTCATGATATTGGATTGATTTCTGAAGAGCGTTACGCCAAATTCCTTGATAAAAAGGCAAAAGTAGAGCAGGAAGTTGCTCGTCTGAAGGCAGCAAAGGTTCGCCCTGTCGAAGTAAATTCGAAGCTGGAAGAGAACGGTTCTACACCGATTCAGGATGGCAGCACACTTCTGACATTGATGCGTCGCCCAGAAATTGGGTATGACTTTATTGAGCAGATCTCCCCATCCGAGGTGGCACTGACTGCAGATATGAAAGAGCAAGTGGAAATTCAAATTAAATATGCGGGTTATATTGAGAAACAATTGATCCACGTGGAACGTTTGCAAAAAATGGAGAAAAAGAAAATTCCGGATACGATTATATATGACGAAATTCATGGCCTTGCTATGGAAGCAAAGCAGAAGCTCGCTACGATTCGTCCAATCTCGATAGGACAGGCGTCCCGTATTGCCGGGGTTACACCTGCGGATATCTCCATTCTGCTGGTTTACCTGGAGCATTATAACCGTGTAACCGCAGCAAGGGGACAATAA
- the rsmG gene encoding 16S rRNA (guanine(527)-N(7))-methyltransferase RsmG: protein MDDIQQQLQRRLKKHGLELDERQLEQFELYFQELVAWNEKMNLTGITEREQVYTKHFYDSVSLAFYTDMSKVNKLADIGSGAGFPGLPLKICFPHIKLTIIDSLNKRIGFLQHVVDTLGLTDVELIHGRAEELGRKEGYRDSYDLVTARAVAKLAVLNEFCLPFVRKSGLFAAMKGGDPREEMKEAEFSFNQLKGRVKAVHPFQLPVEESTRHIILIQKFDKTPFKYPRKPGTPLKTPLV, encoded by the coding sequence ATGGACGATATTCAACAGCAGCTACAACGGCGCCTGAAGAAACATGGACTAGAGCTGGATGAACGCCAGTTGGAGCAATTCGAGTTGTATTTTCAGGAGCTGGTAGCTTGGAATGAGAAGATGAATCTAACCGGGATTACCGAACGTGAACAAGTATATACAAAGCATTTCTATGATTCGGTATCGCTGGCATTCTATACAGATATGTCGAAGGTAAACAAACTTGCAGACATTGGTTCAGGGGCTGGTTTCCCAGGACTACCGCTTAAAATTTGTTTTCCGCATATCAAGCTGACCATCATTGACTCGCTAAATAAACGTATCGGCTTTCTGCAGCATGTTGTGGATACACTTGGCTTGACCGATGTGGAATTGATTCATGGACGTGCGGAGGAACTTGGACGCAAAGAAGGATATCGTGACAGCTACGACCTCGTTACTGCGCGTGCCGTTGCTAAGCTAGCGGTGCTTAACGAATTCTGTTTGCCATTTGTTCGCAAAAGCGGATTATTCGCTGCAATGAAGGGCGGAGACCCGCGCGAAGAAATGAAGGAAGCTGAATTCAGCTTTAACCAGCTGAAAGGACGGGTAAAAGCAGTTCATCCGTTCCAGCTACCTGTTGAAGAATCGACACGTCATATCATTCTGATTCAGAAGTTTGATAAGACACCATTTAAATATCCACGTAAACCAGGAACACCATTAAAAACACCTTTGGTATAG
- the noc gene encoding nucleoid occlusion protein: MKEQFSKLFGLAERNNGDEIKQIPVNEIVSSPYQPRTIFDDDKIDELLQTIKTHGVIQPIVVRVRNGSYEIIAGERRWRAVRKLGLDHIPAIVREFNDSQAASIALIENLQREGLTSIEEAVAYQKLIDLHQLTQESLAQRLGKSQSTIANKIRLLQLPEGIKTALMERKISERHARALLSLDTEELQMKLLGEIIDKELNVKQTEARVAFYKEASKIKKSRRISFTKDVRLALNTIRQSIDMVSGSGLDIKTKEADHEDHYEIVIHIPKRK, translated from the coding sequence ATGAAAGAACAATTTTCGAAGTTGTTTGGTTTGGCGGAGCGCAATAACGGAGATGAGATTAAACAAATTCCGGTCAATGAAATTGTGAGCAGCCCATATCAGCCCCGTACTATTTTTGATGATGATAAAATTGATGAGTTGTTGCAGACGATCAAGACACATGGCGTAATACAGCCGATTGTCGTCCGCGTACGAAATGGATCATATGAAATTATCGCCGGGGAACGTCGCTGGCGTGCAGTTCGAAAACTTGGTTTGGATCATATTCCGGCCATTGTACGTGAATTCAACGACTCTCAGGCAGCGTCCATCGCATTGATCGAAAACCTGCAGCGTGAAGGACTCACTTCCATTGAAGAGGCTGTCGCTTATCAGAAATTGATTGACCTGCACCAACTTACACAGGAAAGTCTTGCGCAGCGATTAGGCAAAAGCCAGTCGACGATCGCCAACAAAATCCGGTTGTTACAGCTTCCGGAGGGCATTAAGACAGCTTTGATGGAACGTAAGATCTCGGAGCGTCATGCCAGAGCTTTGCTTTCGTTGGATACGGAAGAGTTGCAAATGAAATTGCTCGGCGAGATTATTGATAAAGAGTTGAATGTAAAACAAACGGAAGCGCGGGTTGCCTTTTACAAGGAAGCCTCGAAGATCAAAAAATCCAGACGTATCTCCTTCACGAAGGACGTTAGACTTGCACTTAATACGATTCGTCAATCTATTGATATGGTATCGGGCTCCGGTCTAGACATCAAAACCAAGGAAGCGGACCATGAGGACCATTACGAGATCGTTATCCATATCCCGAAACGCAAATGA
- a CDS encoding ParA family protein yields the protein MSKIMAVANQKGGVGKTTTSVNLGAGLASLGKRVLLVDIDPQGNTTSGVGINKADVANCIYDVIINEVPPQEAIVETQIEGLHIIPATIQLAGAEIELVSTISREVRLKKSLAMVKKNYDYILIDCPPSLGMLTINSLTASDSVIIPIQCEYYALEGLSQLLNTVRLVQKHLNTSLQIEGVLLTMFDARTNLGIQVIEEVKKYFQQKVYQTIIPRNVRLSEAPSHGQSIITYDPRSRGAEVYLELAKEVISYE from the coding sequence TTGTCTAAGATTATGGCCGTAGCAAATCAAAAGGGCGGTGTGGGGAAAACGACGACATCTGTTAACTTGGGTGCAGGACTGGCTTCGCTCGGGAAAAGGGTGCTGCTAGTCGATATTGACCCCCAGGGGAATACAACCAGCGGAGTCGGAATCAACAAAGCAGATGTGGCCAATTGTATATATGATGTCATCATTAATGAAGTTCCCCCTCAGGAAGCGATTGTGGAAACTCAGATTGAAGGCCTTCATATCATACCTGCAACGATTCAGCTTGCCGGAGCCGAGATTGAACTGGTATCCACGATATCACGGGAAGTTCGCCTGAAAAAATCACTCGCCATGGTGAAAAAAAACTATGATTACATACTGATCGATTGTCCACCTTCCCTAGGCATGTTAACGATCAACTCGTTGACAGCTTCCGATTCGGTGATCATTCCGATACAGTGTGAGTATTATGCGCTCGAAGGGTTGAGCCAATTGCTCAACACGGTTCGTTTGGTGCAGAAGCATCTGAATACATCCCTGCAGATTGAAGGGGTATTGCTAACGATGTTTGACGCTCGTACGAATCTGGGCATTCAAGTCATTGAAGAAGTGAAGAAGTATTTTCAACAAAAGGTGTATCAGACCATTATTCCGCGCAATGTGCGGCTTAGTGAGGCACCTTCTCATGGTCAGTCTATCATTACGTATGATCCTCGATCCCGAGGGGCTGAAGTTTATTTAGAGCTCGCAAAGGAAGTGATTTCTTATGAGTAA
- a CDS encoding ParB/RepB/Spo0J family partition protein — MSKRLGKGLDALIPSLSINDDDKVVEIPISQLRANPYQPRKVFDEDAIHELAESIRQHGVIQPIIVRPVLRGYEIIAGERRFRASQYCGNATVPAVVRNFSDQQVMEIALIENLQRENLNAMEVAVAYQGLMDQFGLTQEELSVKVGKSRSHIANFLRLLSLPEEVKDHVSRGTLSMGHARAIVGVKDESLVKQLAKQTIDQQWSVRELEEAVQQLDRSKTGEAKAKSKLKKKDPFIDTLEESLRERFKTTVKIKHNKDKGKIELNYYSKQDLERLLELLQ; from the coding sequence ATGAGTAAGCGGCTTGGAAAAGGTCTTGATGCCCTCATTCCTTCGCTTTCAATTAATGACGATGATAAAGTCGTAGAAATCCCGATAAGTCAACTGCGGGCTAACCCTTACCAACCTCGTAAAGTATTTGATGAGGATGCAATACATGAACTCGCTGAATCCATCCGTCAACATGGTGTTATACAACCTATTATTGTACGTCCTGTTTTGAGAGGTTATGAGATCATTGCTGGTGAACGGCGTTTCAGAGCGTCCCAATATTGCGGTAATGCCACTGTGCCTGCCGTCGTTCGTAATTTCAGTGATCAGCAGGTTATGGAGATTGCTTTAATCGAGAACCTGCAGCGGGAGAATCTGAATGCGATGGAGGTTGCAGTTGCTTATCAGGGACTGATGGACCAATTCGGATTAACCCAAGAAGAACTCTCCGTAAAGGTAGGTAAGTCACGTTCTCACATCGCTAACTTCCTCCGTTTGTTATCATTGCCGGAAGAAGTGAAGGATCATGTTTCACGTGGAACATTGTCAATGGGACATGCACGTGCTATCGTCGGTGTTAAAGATGAGAGCCTTGTGAAGCAGCTGGCAAAACAAACCATTGATCAGCAATGGAGTGTACGTGAACTGGAAGAGGCTGTTCAACAATTGGATCGTTCCAAAACGGGTGAAGCGAAAGCCAAATCCAAGTTAAAGAAAAAAGATCCATTTATTGACACATTGGAAGAATCTTTACGTGAACGGTTCAAAACAACGGTGAAAATTAAGCATAACAAAGATAAAGGCAAAATTGAGCTCAACTACTACAGCAAACAAGATCTGGAGCGACTGTTGGAACTGTTACAATAA
- a CDS encoding aminotransferase class V-fold PLP-dependent enzyme, which translates to MEGVIYLDHAATSWPKPPAVGEAMMKALDVAGANPGRGSHRMAVQASRVLFGARKAISTLLGVRNANDIALGSNTTEALNLAIQGWLREGDHVIATMAEHNSVRRPLEYMRRSRNVEVDYVPVNAAGQIDLVQFARLFRSNTRLVVCTHSSNLLGSILPIGEIALMCQKHQVTLLVDAAQSAGIIPVDVKQLGIDMLAFPGHKGLLGPQGTGGLYIAPELDVQPLLHGGTGSQSEAIEQPLVRPDRYEAGTPNTVGIAGLAAGVQHVLELTPEFIYKQEWDLTQHMMDGLSSVHGIRMLGPEIGQARTGLLSFTVEGYDSAQLAFQLDRNYGIAVRSGFHCTPLAHESAGTTASGAVRASVGYSTSREDVDALIEAVIELTASKSV; encoded by the coding sequence GTGGAGGGAGTTATCTATCTGGATCATGCAGCGACATCTTGGCCTAAGCCACCTGCTGTCGGGGAAGCCATGATGAAGGCTCTGGATGTGGCAGGGGCGAACCCGGGCAGAGGCAGTCATCGAATGGCTGTACAGGCGAGCCGAGTTTTATTTGGTGCCAGAAAAGCGATATCCACTCTTTTGGGTGTTCGTAATGCCAATGATATTGCTTTGGGTTCTAATACCACAGAAGCTTTGAATCTAGCTATTCAAGGGTGGTTAAGAGAAGGCGACCACGTCATTGCTACGATGGCTGAACATAATTCAGTAAGACGGCCTCTGGAGTACATGCGCAGATCTCGTAATGTAGAGGTTGATTATGTACCTGTTAATGCTGCCGGGCAGATCGATCTGGTCCAATTCGCACGGTTGTTTCGTTCCAATACAAGATTGGTTGTCTGCACGCATAGTTCGAACCTGCTGGGGAGTATTCTGCCCATTGGTGAAATTGCGCTGATGTGTCAAAAACATCAGGTGACGTTGCTTGTTGACGCTGCTCAAAGTGCTGGAATTATTCCTGTGGATGTGAAGCAGCTTGGGATCGATATGCTTGCCTTTCCAGGGCATAAAGGACTGTTGGGACCGCAGGGAACGGGTGGGCTGTACATCGCTCCTGAGCTGGATGTGCAACCACTGCTTCACGGAGGGACAGGAAGCCAATCCGAGGCGATTGAGCAGCCTCTTGTTCGTCCTGATCGTTATGAGGCGGGTACGCCGAATACCGTGGGTATAGCAGGTTTGGCAGCGGGAGTGCAGCATGTGCTTGAACTGACGCCTGAATTCATATATAAACAGGAGTGGGATTTGACTCAGCATATGATGGATGGGTTATCATCAGTACATGGGATTCGAATGCTTGGTCCTGAAATTGGACAGGCTCGTACCGGATTGTTATCCTTTACTGTTGAAGGATATGATTCGGCTCAACTCGCATTTCAATTAGATCGAAATTATGGCATTGCTGTGCGTTCAGGTTTTCATTGCACACCTCTTGCACATGAGTCGGCTGGAACCACGGCAAGTGGGGCTGTCAGAGCGAGTGTGGGGTATAGTACATCAAGAGAAGATGTCGATGCGTTGATCGAAGCGGTTATCGAGTTAACAGCATCGAAATCGGTATAA
- a CDS encoding DUF4446 family protein: MAELNELILEQLIWIIGGMALLLVILLIISIAQAAKLRKFKRKYEAMMAGSGVEDLESLLINLKIQMDSIEDEHTLQTDQLQAVMQKLTRIQGKVGVKRYNAYGELGSDLSFSMAMVNDSQDGMVLTGIYNRDGSYVYAKPLKGGESTYTLSPEEKEAITLAQQAE; the protein is encoded by the coding sequence ATGGCTGAATTAAATGAGCTGATTCTGGAACAGCTGATATGGATTATTGGCGGCATGGCATTACTTTTGGTGATTTTGCTTATCATAAGTATTGCTCAGGCCGCAAAGCTACGGAAGTTTAAACGGAAATATGAGGCCATGATGGCTGGCAGTGGAGTGGAAGATCTGGAGTCGCTGTTAATCAATCTGAAAATTCAGATGGACAGCATTGAGGATGAGCATACACTGCAAACGGATCAGTTACAGGCTGTCATGCAGAAGCTGACCCGTATTCAGGGGAAAGTGGGCGTGAAACGGTACAACGCTTATGGGGAGCTTGGCAGTGACCTAAGTTTCTCCATGGCGATGGTTAACGATAGCCAGGACGGTATGGTACTCACCGGTATCTATAATCGAGATGGTTCCTATGTATATGCCAAACCTCTTAAAGGGGGAGAGTCCACGTATACTCTTTCCCCTGAGGAAAAGGAAGCCATTACTCTGGCACAGCAAGCAGAGTAG
- the yyaC gene encoding spore protease YyaC: protein MNPISHSFSSQDMASLKIPHTDPGIHSAIIHRLMFHLYKAHSLQNVVVVCIGTDRSTGDCLGPLVGSSLAKWDSPLFHLYGTLDEPVHAMNLQDTLHKIHTTHHNPYVIGIDACLGQSSSVGCIQVVNGPLKPGAGVNKELPPVGDIHLTGIVNVGGFMEYFVLQNTRLSLVMRMSEIISSSLYSAIREWHTRSTLLAVPE from the coding sequence ATGAATCCCATTTCACATTCCTTCTCATCTCAAGACATGGCTAGCCTGAAAATCCCACATACAGATCCAGGCATTCACTCAGCCATTATTCATCGTTTAATGTTTCATCTCTATAAAGCCCATTCTTTGCAAAATGTAGTTGTCGTCTGTATCGGTACAGATCGCTCTACGGGGGACTGTCTTGGTCCACTCGTCGGCTCGTCGCTTGCCAAGTGGGACAGCCCTCTATTCCATCTCTATGGCACATTGGATGAACCCGTACATGCAATGAACCTGCAGGACACCCTACACAAAATACACACCACACATCACAACCCTTATGTGATCGGCATTGATGCCTGTCTCGGACAGTCTTCGAGTGTTGGATGTATCCAGGTCGTGAATGGACCGCTCAAACCAGGAGCGGGTGTAAATAAAGAATTACCGCCGGTCGGCGATATCCATCTTACAGGTATCGTTAACGTCGGCGGCTTTATGGAATACTTTGTTTTGCAGAACACACGTCTCAGTCTCGTCATGCGCATGTCCGAGATTATATCCAGCAGTCTCTACTCCGCCATTCGCGAATGGCATACCCGTTCTACTCTGCTTGCTGTGCCAGAGTAA
- a CDS encoding DUF3343 domain-containing protein has translation MDEWIDDWMLIAFDSTQQALRAEMLLEFAEIEIDLFPTPKEITAGCALCIQFPKEDLERVKQIIRNEFVEIRGLYFKTADSYDNIPM, from the coding sequence ATGGACGAGTGGATTGATGATTGGATGCTGATTGCTTTTGATTCCACCCAGCAGGCGCTGCGGGCAGAAATGCTGCTGGAGTTTGCCGAGATTGAGATCGACTTATTTCCTACCCCGAAAGAGATCACAGCGGGCTGTGCTCTATGTATTCAGTTTCCAAAAGAAGATCTGGAGAGAGTGAAGCAGATCATTCGTAACGAATTTGTGGAGATCCGTGGCCTCTATTTCAAAACCGCTGACAGCTATGATAACATACCCATGTAG